GCTGacatgggagaagctgatgctgaagatcatcttgctgagtctattcctgttgaggaaaatcaagatgatgatcttacaatggaagctgcagttcagaatgctgtccctctgaacagaagttgtgatgcttcttatggtgaaccctctcttctagtgaagactctagaggttattcagaagaaccaagctgagctagcttctcgtatgaaCAAGCAAGAggacaccaatgctgagttccgctctttcatggagaggcagactgagagcaatgctgggattcatgacatgctagcCAAGATTATgcctaagctagggtcgtcttagtccttttgtgtcttagtagtttctctttgtttcttgcatctgtcttctatgcatcttccttgtactctctgataattctctttttgctatcaatgaaaattatccttcttttctctcatattgttttgtttttcatctgaatcttttgtgttttttgatgttatgacaaaaagggggagaaaatgtgataaatgatctgatttatattatcagttgctgggagaaagtctccacatttctaacaagaaattgcaagttctgtgtctttgagtgttttgcaggaagtgaagatcttcttaaaagctcaacatgagaagcaaagacatggggaaaagcaattctgtatggaatcaagctcattgaaattgaagcaagctgagtgctatgaagcttcaagatcagaagcaagaaggaagaatgttatgatattctgatgatagaatatgctctaactcattcttattccttatatgttctgatgcatgttttagttttaaatatgctctgaaacattattgtttttgctctgatacatattattgttctgattcaatcatgctctgacttttgtcgtttagtttgttccataacatttcaggatgtagagatgctctgatgatgctctggtacattcaacaatgttctgatacaatctagcatgcaatgattcaagaagaaattcaagctctgaagctgtcctatggaagcaagaatcagaagctatgaatgttctgaagatctaagcatatgtgatcgtctcaactgaaatggaaaatactcagggaagtcctctatttataaatttcttccagtatttatctcagggggagacatattcacacactatgtttatatgcttatgctatagctgtgtaattgtctttagccgtctgatattctgattgcaaattcatatcatttatatatgtttttgtcatcatcaaaaagggggagattgttagaacaagatttgttctgatcaatattcttagttttgatgataataatgtatatgaattttgtatgagataatgtggtactctaatactatgcaatttccatttcaggaattatataaagagtatgcataaaatcagcacaagaagcactgactcagaaggttcagcatgcaacatcagaacatggtctggcaagacatcagaagatggtcaagcagaatcagaacatggtctatggaagcatcagaagaacttgagatcagaagcagaagcactgaagttctcatggtatcacgctcagaagcacttcaaggtcagaagacaagaagatgctctgcaccaagttgtttgactctgatgatattccaatgttgtttacacaaacatcagatcagaagcaagtactagctggcaggctacgctgactgacaaaaggaacgttgaaagctattaaaggcaacgtcagtagacacagcgaaagcaaggctcgaggtagttcacaaaagagtgaaacattaaatgcaatgctgtacggatcacgcaaagcattaaatacccccaacggtcatcttctcaaacgcctataaatatgaagttctgatgagaagcaaggttacgaactttGAACATAACACTCGATccaaaaacgctgaaacgctgttcaattcaaaagctctcataacttcatcttcaacctcacttattgctgttgtaatatcttagtgagattaagcttaaactttaagataaatatcacagttgtgattatagctttataagaagcattgtaactcttagaattttgtttacattaagttgtaagagttagagtgatcaggttgttgatcagaatactctagaaagtcttagagggtatctaagcagattgttcctagagtgatcaggttgtgatcagtatactctagaagacttagaagttgtctaagtggaaaaccattgtaatcttgtgtgattagtggattaaatcctcaggtgaggtaaatcactccaagggggtggactagagtagtttagttaacaacgaaccaggataaaaatcactgtgcaaatattttttatcttacaagttttaaatctacacttattcaaccccccccccctttctaagtgtttttctatccttcagacccCCTTTCCTATTGTAGCCTTTGAGAAGTTCATAGGCCAATAGAATATGGCTGTGAATTTGCTGATTAGGTATAAATGTTATCTAGTTGATGTTGACTATACTCCCTATAACAAGCCTCAGTCTAGCAGTTAAAACTCGAGAAATTATCTTGTAGACTGTGGTACAAACAGATATGGGCCTAAAATCCTTTATGTATTTGGCAGACTTACTCTTTGGAATAAGGGATACCAAAGTACAGTTAAAGGGTTTGTACAGATTACCTTTATCAAAGTATTCCTGCACAGTAGCAATCACACCAGCTTTGATGATATCCCAGCTGGCCTTAAAAAACTTAGCTATATACCCATCAAGGCCATGGGCAGAATTGTCATCAATACCCTTAAGGGCAGTGTGGATTTCTTCTTCAGTTACAGGTCTTTCAAGACTTATTCTCTGCATCCTTTGTAATTGATTACCCCTCCTCAAAACTCCAATGTGAACACATTCTAGATCCTGCTCCCTGAATCCCATGAGGCCCCCATAAAAACTAAGGATTTCTCCTTCAATATCATCATGAGAAGTAAGCACCTGACCATTCTCCTATACAAGTATAGTAAGAGCCGTTGAGACTTGTTTAGCTTTAACTAAAGCATAAAAGTAAGAGTTGTTACCATCACCATCTTTTAACCACTTGATATTAGCCCTTTGCTTCAGAATACTATCCTCAATATCATTCCACTTAACCAAGTTCTCAGTACATTGCTTAACATTGGCTATTCTATCATTATTCATTCTGTCAGTAACAAGCTCTTCTTGTGCCCTGGTGAGTTGCTCTCTTGCTTGTACAATATTCTGCCTGGATAAAAGTAAGGTTTTGTTCATCTTGTATAAGTCTTTCTGTAGCCTCTTCAATTTATGCCAAAGGACATAGCTATGCCTACCCACAATAGGCTCATTCAAATTCTCCTGGACAGTCTTCTGATAATTATCACAGTCTGTCAAGCATTTAATAAATCTAAATCTTTTGTGCTTCTTGACTGAAACATGATGATCATACAAATACAATAAGGAATGATCAGAGACATTTAGGGGAAGGATCCTGAGAGAGGAATTTATGTGATCCTGAAACCAAGTAGTATTGCCCAAGATTCTATCAATACGAGAGTAAATAGTCCCTATCTGGTGCTTATTAGACCAAGTGTAGTAATCACCATTACTAGGCATTTCAGCAAGGTCATTATTATCCATCATCTCCTTTAGGTCCTTGAATTCAGATTCAGTGACTCTTTTACCACCTATCCTATCTTGGGCAGACATAATATTGTTGAAATCACTTGCAAGGTGTTAGAAAGCATATGATAAGTATTTCTattatcgtctcctcagggattgatgtgatattaccgccgttctacaaCTTATTATGTTTTGAGTTAAGATTCTGGAAGTGTTTAGTATCATAAGatataaatagcatgaaaagaaattaaagacaaaaacttagggtttaaaaacggtttggtaaaactgtgtcaagattagttttcattagcttgcttttgtatatactctgatgattatgtatatgaacatatcaatgattaatacaaccacgtatcctctccataccgtttatctctaaagcagtatcatgattgttattatattaactgtcagatgatctctcatgccgacaattgacataataacctttaaagtctgatacaagtgattatcaactcacaaatctatctctagagtttgattattgatagatgaataccctttaggtcaagatttgaaacatatctctcaatagtgtatcaaaacaacatataaacatgaatacaaagatattcaccatatattaatcatcaacaaggttcatatacaaaagatcaagctaaatacatactatacaagctaactacctctaatcttgacacatgagaagtttagctctccatagattcaacaacaaacatcaaaacAAGATCTCCTAGCATGAAAATCCAAAGAAGATGTAGAAAGATGCTTGAGAAATATTGAATGGAAAATGagttttttctctcttctctcttgccctagaaTGTGTTCTTGGTTGTAATGAAAAAGAAGATAAGATTGTTCTCCAAAATATCTCAAAGTGCCTAAAAGTAGTCCCTTGAAAAAGTACCTCCGCTTAGCGTACAGACGGTCGCTAAGCGGACCACTTaaaatatctgcttccacgcAAGGGGCCGCTAAGCGGGCTGAAGCCGCTTAGCGGAACTGGCTGAACCCAAATTTTTCtctcgccactggaaagcgcgcttacacgctgCTCAGCGGCCCTTGCTGAACAAATCTTCTTCAAATGGCATTGAGTATTGCTCCAAATTGCTCTTCTATCTTCCAAAACTTTCCACATTgcaaaatacctacaaaatgcaTAAGAAAAGCTAATAAATACTATATTTACTactaaactcgattttatttatttacacgattaTGAACCGTAATTGCATTGAAAGTAAGGAGAAAAGTTATCGAAATACCACAAAAGTCATTAACAAACtatccacattttggattctaacacaAGGCACCAAGGACCTTCAGGTTTCAACTTGGCCAAGTCTTTCCAAAGGCCTCTTCTTTGCTCCAATTTATTCATAGCATAAATGGAAGTAAGCCAATATTTAAAGTTACCATGTGTATCATAAACCCCTAAGTGGATCATTTGACTAGTGAAGGTAATCACATGTAAATCAACATTAATAGAATTCTAGTGAACCCAGATCCTACCATTATGATGGGATTGGTAATTGTCAATATTTATACCTCCAAGGTTGAGTTTATTTCTAACAAAGTCAGCTTGATCTTGTTTGACTCGAGTCTCTATCATGATGCTAATGTCATCTTTAAGCTCTAGGAGACGGGAGCTTATCTCCCTGAGCTTACCTAGCTTATTTAGCCCCCTTAGGTTCCAAGAAACTAACATTGACCAATGTCTTGCAGCACTTGCAGGtcattcaaaatatgcaatgcatcAAAGCCATTTTCACAAGTAAGGTTATCTGTTGAATTAGTAACCATAGGTATTTTCCCTCGATCCCCACCACTGATACTAACTTCTTTCCATGTCTGCTCCTCTTCAGCCTTCTTAGTAGTCTTGATTGATTCAGTCTCTACCACCTGAGTATCTTTTGGACCCTCAGTCGGAGCTTTTGGTACCTCAGTTAGAACTTCTGTTGCCAGTTCACTCTTTTCACCTGTTGGGGATTTTGGCTTTGGCTTCCATTGCTTTGTATTTGGTTTGGCTTGATCACAGTTATGTCCAGGCTTTTGACATCTTTTACAATACATAGGCTTCCACTCATATTCAATAGGTTGCTGTAACCTGTTTCCATCATTATCACGAATTGTAACTTTAGTAGGGAGCTTTTGCGTAATGTCCATTTCCATAAGAATCCTTGCATAAGAAATTTGCAAATGATTAGCTGTGCATTCATCTGTAACCAATGGAATCCCTAAGGCACTTCCAAATTGGTTGAGACTCACTTCACCCCAAAGGTATAGGGGAAGTTGTGGAAATTTTACCCAAATTGGTAGAGTGCGCAAGAAATCATCCTTCAATTTAAAATCAGGGCTCCACTCTCGAATTAGAACAGGCACATTATGAATTGAATATGGTCCCTTCATCAGCACATCATCTCTGTCATTGAAATATTTGAACCTAAGAACAAAGTAACCTTCTTCATTATAGTACATATCAGGTAACTGAACAAAAATCCAAGTTTTGGTCATGAAGTTCTTCAAACCATTCATACTCAGGTCGCCCCCAATAACATACAGAGTGAGGGATGATGCCCGAAAGTTAACTCAGATACTATGTCTTCAACAACAATGTCAACTTCCACTACTCCATTAACAAGCTTTGGAGCAATGAATTTCATGGATCTACCTTTGGCAGGGTTGCGATTATCATTCAATACATCAACCTAGAGCTTTCTATCTTCTCCACTCTTCAAATTTGGGCCTTCATCCGATTTAGGTTTAGGAGTTGAGATTATAGAAGGGGTTTTTTCACTCACAGTCTCAACCGTCAGCGAACTAGAACTGGCTAGGTGTTCATGGGTGTCAACAGTCGTAACGTTCTTCATAGGTGTAGTCTTCACAATGGATTCCAGCGACGGTGGAACCGGTTTTTTCGGCCTCCCTCGTCCCATCCTTCTACACAATagtgattaaaaagtcataacttaCCATATAACATTAAAAAATTGAGTACACATGATTCATATTATAACTCTCGACACAAAATAAATTatgcgttgataacaacttttgaatacataaaataaattatgataaaaaacaaaaaattacagtaattataattattattatataaataataaaaaaataatttgaatgtgaaaaataattataataacttgATGTAAGCAATAGAGAAAAAATCGCAAAAAGATAAGCAcgaacatgaaagaaaataataattttaaaataataaaataaaactgaggatattttagtaaatatattaaaataaaactcagattccctcccctcccctccgaatcccctCGATTCAGGGGACGCAAAAAGTGtcatttagtaaatatattagagggattttgctcccctcccctcgctCTCCCCTCCTaagaattgaaccaaacacatttcattataaatgttccctcccctcccctccccttccctcgctctacctcaaaccaaacacaccctaaaactCTCCCGTAATCTGAAACCAAACATGCAAAAAAAGACGGATTCCATGCATGCAAAGGCACCCCATAACATATGATCTGTGCTCCTCTTTCATAAATAAAATCTCCGTCTTTCAACCAAACACGACAATCATAGAGAAACTCCGAGAAAAAATCAACTGTTTTTTAATACACCTCCTCAGATGCCTCCATATCGGAATGATAAAGAAAAACTTTATCTCCCCCTAGCGGAACCACCTTAGGCTCAAACGAACATCAATAATAATCTGTTGTAACATAGGAACACCCATACCATTATGTTTCCTGCCCACAACCCCACTCGACGCCCATTACACATCTTGAGTGGATAAATATTCCTTCCTCACTGCCTTCCATACACTCTCCGCATCCACCACCACATCACACTGATCTCTATTAGAAAATCCCACACATCAGCAAAAGATACTGGCAATTTACCATTACCCTTGTGACTTACAACACCACCCTCAACAGAATCCTTCCCCTTGATCCCCATCCTTCTCGTTACCATCCTTCACCACCACATGTTTAATCCCATCACTTCCCTCTATAACTACCTTCCTCGAATCCCTCACAATTTTTTCTACATCTCCATTTTTACTATCTCCCTCCTCAAAACCTCCATCCCCTTCAAAACCCATAAAACAATCATATTTTGCTTCACTCGCAAACAACCGCCATTCTCCAAAATTAATATCATTAAGAGCTTTTTTTTTCAGTTTCAACGATTTATGTTCCTAAACCGAGCAAACTCAAAATCACCACCCTTTGAATTTTGATAGCCCGATACATACACGTCCGTAAGAATACCACACACCTCGAATTCCTTTCTCAATCTAACTTGCGACATCAACAGAGGAAAGCTTGTAAGGTAAAACCAGACAAATTCAGCTCCATTCTTAATTTTATGTGAGTCTACATTAGTTACTATTTTGGCATTTCCATCAATTTTTCGATACCTCGCCTGACCGACGTTAACAGGCCTGCGAAAATGATTAGGAGCCGTTGTTTGCCTCCATTGTACAGGTCGCGCATCACCAAAAGACCTGCTACTGTTCCAAAACCGAACAACATTCATACCAGCGCCAGAACGAAATCGAAATGGCTGTGACCTGTTATCAATCGCGCCAGCCCTTCCACCGTTGAATCCTCCATGAAACTCGATAGAAACAAAAAACAGATTTAGGTTGGTACGAAACGTGTTCCTGTTACGAACAAATCATATTGTTAAGTCCTTGAAATTCCGGTTGAAACCCTTTTCTTCGCACCGCTGCACCACCGTCCATTCCCTCCCATTTTGTGTCACCCTCACCGGAACCCCGCCCCCACCCCCATCACCATTTTCCACCATGACGACCACCAGATCAGACAGAGCCATCTCCGATTTGGACAATGCCCTAATAGATAAAagtctttatattaaatttaatccTTTTAAATTCTTTAAAATCTATAAATATTAACCTTAAGATTTAATTGAcaattatgatttaaataaaaaaaattgacttatcaCGCGGAATAGTCcagtgataacacgaaaatgtatcacatatttggcttgatttagatagattatttccctattttatcttaattaagttgctttatgttggtattatgctggtatttctatTGTTTCAGGTATTTTGTTCATGCAAGAAGTATTTGAAGAAAAGgagtaaaaagaagaagaaatcagaagAAATCGTATTAAAAAGGCAAAAGAATCAAGTTGGAGGTACTGTAGTGAAGTGAGGTGCAAATAGAGGAATCCAAAGTGgaacatgttagaacaagaattgttctgatcaataattttagttttgatgataacaatgtatatgaattttgctcaagataatgtggtactctaatcctatgcaatttccttttcaggaaatatataaagagtatgcacaaatcagcgctaagaagctttgactcagaaggttcagtatgcaacttcagcacatggtctggcaagacatcagaagatggtcaagcaggatcagaacatggtctattagaagcatcagaagaacttgagttcagaagcagaagcactgaagtcatggaatcacgcctcagaagcatatcaagatcagaagatcagaagatgctctgcaccaagctgtttgtactctgatgatattcaacgtagtatttacaaagaacaaatcagaatcaagtactagatggcaagctacgctgactgacaaaaggaacgttagaagctattaactgcaacgtcagtagtcacagcaaacgcaaggctcgaggtagttgacaaaagagtgaaacattaaatgcaatgctgtacggaatacacaaagcattaaatgctcccaacggtcatcctctcagacgcctatataaatgaagttctgatgagaagcaaggttaccaattcttgacaatttctgtgaatattaccttgctgaaacgctgttcaactcaaagctcagaaacttcatcttcatcaaagctcactacattgctgttgtaatactttagtgagtctaagcttaaatctgtaagagaaatatcacagtttgtgattatcgcttttaagaagcaattgtaatactcttagaatttgtttacattaaattgtaaaggactagagtgatcgggttgtgatcagtatactctagagaagtcctagaaggtctctaagcagttgttcctagagtgatcgggttgtgatcagtatactctagagaagtcttagaaggtctctaagcagttgttcctagagtgatcgggttgtgatcagtatactctagagaagtcttagaaggtctctaagcagttgttcctagagtgatcaagttgtgatcagaagactctagaagacttagaagttgtctaagtggaaaaccattgtaatctcgtgtgattattggattaaattctcacttgaggtaaatcaccttgtatagggtggactggagtagtttagttaacaacgaaccaggataaaaatacttgtgcaaattatttttatcttacgtgtttttgaaactacacttattcaaaccccccgtttctaagtgtttttctatccttcagaacaCGCAAGGCCCAGCCCACGTGAAGCAGAAGCCCccacgtctccaagtgggagacgACCGTCTCACCCTCCACAAATCAAGGAACGCACGTCCCCATCAGTCCAATGccacgtctccaagtgggagacgcccgtctccagttCACAGGCACGTCTCCAAGATCCAAGCCcactaagagacgcccgtctccaaaagcacgtggaccccaccactttctccattaatttcgtggacaattccaagtccattcaccccatgattttctcaacttcccactatctccactacttctcacgtgaTAACTTCCACTTCCATTCACTATAAAAAGAGTCTTAGCATTCATTTGAaggcatccaagttttaggcgtggaagcgctgttcatagttttaggcataaattatcactttgtaaaagtggtagtttctcacattgaggaactaccacaccattagttttaggcctacaatttatgtactcttggatcacaatcttgccgacattatttcaaagcttcattcaagtttcgagatttgttttgttcgtaattttaattcaagtttgtttcgtctgctttacttccaggtttatttatttgcaattattttagtttcttgttcttataatattgttttattattacaaATCTAGTTACGCACATGttcatggttagtaattataatttcatgtttaataattataatttcatgtttaataattataatttcatgtttgttcctttaagtatgtctggctaattaattaagatatcggtatgtaaagtaagttaaccgtgggatccgaaataaattggcttaattatgttttattaaatatcacttgtttttggtttgtatgtctaatttaattagtaagtcttaaaaccaatagagcgaaagtttgagggcttaagacggtcaaaggttaaaatcaatagagcgaaagtttgagatctttaactggatagtagacataggacattagttttaaggatggcgaaagcgtattaaaactaattagaacttatttattttcaaaaagtgtttttaaacccgcgcgggatggcgaaagcgtatgttagggatattagcatgttccgaatcaacagagcgagagtttgagattaggagatttaagtagataacgacttcgtaaaacaagcattttattaattacgttgtttccaaaaagcttttctaaatctaatgggatggcgagagcgtacattatgagttaggatcgtagtctgaatcaatagagcgagagtttgagaggaggacttttaagtaacatagttagtaaagatctttgatttaattagaatctggccaatggaacttcggatcacctaagttagatgaaatacatactgatatccatttattattatattcctagatttaagattttagttttccCTTATTaataacccaaatatcattagccttaactttacatagtaactttagataacggtaggtcgatttatagtccctgtggattcgatatcttttaaaactacacgacacgactatgcacttgcagttatcccgactaatagacacgcaaagtcgcgatcatccAGTTCGGGAAATCAGCTCTAGCATCAAATGAGTCAAATCCCCTTCCGATCGCAGTTACGGGGATCGATCGTGGTCTTTCCTACAAGtccagcgtcaatcaccactgaaccaactaattAAAGAGCATCATACTCTTTTCCTAcagaataataattttatatttttaaaattacattaTATAATGACTTAAATGGAGTTTTGACCCCCCAAATttctcaattgcttgattttggtcccCCCAAGTTttataattgcttgattttggcccCCAAAGttccaattgcttgattttgaccCCTCAATTTTGTCTCCTTTTATTTGATAGTCCCCTAATGACATGTGGACtaaatttctcttctttttttttctttttctcttttcttttctttttttaaattttcttctctacaattttatttttcttctctttttaatagttaaaatttgaatgtaatatttaaaaaatcttaaatatttcattcaacttatGCGTAATGGCAAaccattttgaaaaaataaaatagaccactacctaattaaaataacaaactcTTTGGCCAATAACTCCCTCATAGTTAAGCATAAAGTCTCAAAGTCTAGCAATCCTATTAGTCATatagaatttcaattttttataaggGATATTGCATGCTTGTCTGTATATTctaagttgaatgaaatatttaagattttcaaaatattacattcaAAGCGTAAcaattaaaaagagaagaaaaatataattgtaaagaagaaaattaaaaacaaaaaaaaatgagaaatttAGTCTACATGTCATTAGGGGACTATTAAATACAAAATGGGGCAAATTTGAGgggccaaaatcaagcaatttATACTTAGAGGGCCAAAATTAAGCAGTTAGaaaacataagggaccaaaatcaaacaatttaaaTATGGGGACTAAAATCAATCAATTGAGAAATTTTGGAGGCTAAAACTGCATTTAAGTCTTAGATAGTTAATTGTTACTCACTCCAAAACCTACCGGATTTTATACCCTATATGGCACTTATTAGATATTGCCGCCGCCATCTTCTTCTGATAGCATATTGTTCATTGCCTCAAAGTATTGTCATTCACGTTAATTTCTTTGTTCTTCTTTGTACTATCCATGATGTTATTTATAAAATTAGTCATTTTTGCCGCTATCATTGTATTTGTTGCATTATTTCTCTCCTCGTTATAATGAATTCCATATCAAATGACAGTGCCATTGAT
This genomic stretch from Vicia villosa cultivar HV-30 ecotype Madison, WI unplaced genomic scaffold, Vvil1.0 ctg.000860F_1_1, whole genome shotgun sequence harbors:
- the LOC131631751 gene encoding uncharacterized protein LOC131631751, translated to MNGLKNFMTKTWIFVQLPDMYYNEEGYFVLRFKYFNDRDDVLMKGPYSIHNVPVLIREWSPDFKLKDDFLRTLPIWVKFPQLPLYLWGEVSLNQFGSALGIPLVTDECTANHLQISYARILMEMDITQKLPTKVTIRDNDGNRLQQPIEYEWKPMYCKRCQKPGHNCDQAKPNTKQWKPKPKSPTGEKSELATEVLTEVPKAPTEGPKDTQVVETESIKTTKKAEEEQTWKEVSISGGDRGKIPMVTNSTDNLTCENGFDALHILNDLQVLQDIGQC